The nucleotide sequence GCGCTCTGCTTGCGTTTGGCCGACGCATAGAAGCCGTTCGAGACCAGATTGAGGAGGACGCGCGTGATCTCCTGCGGATAGACGTCGACCGCGCCGGCCGCCGGATCCAGATCGCGCTCGAGCGTGACGTTGAAGCTGGGCCTTTCGGCGCGCGCGCCATGATAGGCCAGATTCAGGCTCTCCTCGACGATCGCATTGATGTCGACAAGGCGATGCTCGCCCGAGCCTTCGCGCGAATGCAACAGCATGTTCTTGACGATGGAGTCCGCGCGCTTGCCGTGCAGCACCACCTTTTCGAGATTGCCTTTGAGCATGTGGGTGAGCTCGCCGATCTCCTCCTTCGTCTTGTCGCTGATCTCGACCGATTGCAGGAGCTCGTTGAGTTCGTCGATCAACTCCGTCGAGACCGCGGAGAAATTGTTGACGAAGTTCAGCGGGTTCTTGATTTCGTGGGCGATGCCGGCGGTAAGCTGGCCGAGCGATGCGAGCTTCTCGGTCTGGATGAGGCGGTCCTGCGCCGCGCGCAACTCGTCGAGCGACTGCGATAGCTCCCTGGTGCGATCCTGCACCTCCTCAAACAGCCGGGCATTTTCGATCGCGATAAGGGCCTGATCGGCAAAGGTAGTCGCGAGTTCGATTTGCTTCTCGCTAAAGGGCCGCACCATGTGCCGGGTCAGGACGAATACTCCGATTGGCTCACCCTCGCGAAGCAGAGGCACACCAAGCATCGTACGCACGTCAGAGCGCCTTCGAGCAGAGGAAGGCGCAAATTCCGCGTCGGCCTGCACGTCCGGGACATGAACCGTTTTGCGATCGAGCAGCGTACGTCCAACCACACTTCCTCGCTCGGGCACGGAAGCGAAAGTCCGAAGATGGCTTTCCTGCTCGGCTCCGAGGCCGCAGCTTGCTGCCAAATAGAAAATCCCGTCATTGGGCCGAAAGATCGTGCCTTCGTCCGCGTCACACAGACGGGCCGCCGACTCGACAAGCGTGTTCAACACCATTTGCAGATCGAACGCCGAGCGGCTGATGACTTTCAGCACATCGGCAGTCGCTGTCTGCTGCTGCAGCGACTCCCTCAATTCCGCCGTGCGCTGCTCGACCTTCCTTTCCAAGTCCGCATAGGATTCCTGCAATCGCGCGCCCATGTCGTTGAACTGGTCGGCCAGCCCTTCGAGCTCGTCGCCGGTTCTGATCGAGATGCGCTGGGAGAAATCACCGCCGCCGATGCGCTCGGCGCCGCTGCGCAGCGCCTGGATCGGGCCGACCATGCGGCGCGCGAGAAAGATCCCGGCGAGCACGGCGAAGATCGACGCCACCAGCAGCACGACCGCAAGCCGCTCCAACGAGGCATGAAGCGCCGCATAAGCCTCCTCGACCGGCAACTCGACGAACATGGTCCAGCCGAGCGGCGCGATCGGCGCCGACGCCGTCAGAACCTTCTGTCCCTGGATGTTGGTCGCTTCCTGAAGCGAATCCGGCATGACGCCACCGCCGGCTTGCGCGGCACGCACCTGCGCCAGTCCCGACATGTCGGTGTTACGCAGGACGAGGCTGATATCGGGATGCGCGATCAGGCGCCCCTCCGGGCCGACCACATAGGCATGCCCGTGCTCGCCGACCTTGATCTGCGAGACCACGTCCCAGATCAGCTTGAGGTTAACCTCCGCGATGCTGACGCCGGCATCCTTGCGCGCGCCGGCCAGCGCCAGCGCCATGTAGGGTTCGGACTCCCGGCGAAAGTAAACCGGGCCGTAATAGACCTTGTGCGCGACCGCCTCGGTGAATTTCGGATCGCTCGACAGGTCCACCCCGCTGTCGATCGCGTCCATCGCGAGCCGCGACACGCGCAGGCGCTCCTTGCCGGTCGCATCCACCTGCGCGAGCTCGGTGATGGCGGGCACCTGGCGCAGCAGCCGCAACGCATCGAACCGCCGCTGCTCGATCGAGCTCGCGGACCACGGCATTTGCGTGGTCCAGCCGAGCTGGTTCTCGATCTCCTTGACGAACTGACTGATCTTGGCCGCGGCCGCCTCGGCCTGCTCATGCTGGACCCGGATCAGCGACGCCTTGTGCTCCCGATAATAAAAGAAGACCTCGAAAAGCCCATTGGCAAGCAGCGCAACCGCAACGACGGCCACGAACAGCGCGACATATTTGATGAACAGCCGGCTCCCGGTCCGCGGCCTCTGCGCCTCATCGGACGCGCTATCCCGGGCCGCGCTTGGCAGTGTCCGGGTTTGCGAGGTGTCGGGATGGATGGAAATGCTCATCCCGGCAAGCCTAGCAAGAAGGCCGGACCTTGTCTCTCGCAAGCGCGGGAAAAGACCCGTCCGGTGCGGGCTCGCCGCGCTGCGGAATCCTCGCCAATGCCAGCCACAAAAAAAGGGGCGGCAACGGTGTCAGCCGATGCCGCCCCTTTTGTTCAGTTGGCCTTTCTCAGGTCGGACGGAGCGCCTTGGAGCCAATATCCATGGCGTCGATCTGCTTGTTGCGCTCCGATTCGGCCTCCTTGCTGTGATCG is from Bradyrhizobium sp. ISRA430 and encodes:
- a CDS encoding cache domain-containing protein; the protein is MSISIHPDTSQTRTLPSAARDSASDEAQRPRTGSRLFIKYVALFVAVVAVALLANGLFEVFFYYREHKASLIRVQHEQAEAAAAKISQFVKEIENQLGWTTQMPWSASSIEQRRFDALRLLRQVPAITELAQVDATGKERLRVSRLAMDAIDSGVDLSSDPKFTEAVAHKVYYGPVYFRRESEPYMALALAGARKDAGVSIAEVNLKLIWDVVSQIKVGEHGHAYVVGPEGRLIAHPDISLVLRNTDMSGLAQVRAAQAGGGVMPDSLQEATNIQGQKVLTASAPIAPLGWTMFVELPVEEAYAALHASLERLAVVLLVASIFAVLAGIFLARRMVGPIQALRSGAERIGGGDFSQRISIRTGDELEGLADQFNDMGARLQESYADLERKVEQRTAELRESLQQQTATADVLKVISRSAFDLQMVLNTLVESAARLCDADEGTIFRPNDGIFYLAASCGLGAEQESHLRTFASVPERGSVVGRTLLDRKTVHVPDVQADAEFAPSSARRRSDVRTMLGVPLLREGEPIGVFVLTRHMVRPFSEKQIELATTFADQALIAIENARLFEEVQDRTRELSQSLDELRAAQDRLIQTEKLASLGQLTAGIAHEIKNPLNFVNNFSAVSTELIDELNELLQSVEISDKTKEEIGELTHMLKGNLEKVVLHGKRADSIVKNMLLHSREGSGEHRLVDINAIVEESLNLAYHGARAERPSFNVTLERDLDPAAGAVDVYPQEITRVLLNLVSNGFYASAKRKQSAGEGFEPILSATTRNLGNKIEIRIRDNGTGIPSEVREKMFNPFFTTKPAGEGTGLGLSMSHDIVVKQHGGTIDVNTEPGVFTEFIITLQRTLAAAGTTGGKT